Proteins co-encoded in one Medicago truncatula cultivar Jemalong A17 chromosome 8, MtrunA17r5.0-ANR, whole genome shotgun sequence genomic window:
- the LOC11411031 gene encoding vacuolar sorting protein 18 isoform X1 — protein MDHGRQVFTVDLLERYAAKGHGVITCMAAGNDVIVIGTSRGWVIRHDFGAGDSHEFDLSAGRPGDQSIHRVFVDPGGCHCIATVVGPGGAETFYTHAKWTKPRVLSKLKGLVVNVVAWNRQQITEVSTKEVILGTDNGQLHELAVDEKDKKEKYIKFLYELTELPEALMGLQMETASVINETRYYVMAVTPTRLYSFTGFGSLETVFAGYLDRAVHFMELPGDIPNSELHFYIKQRRAVHFAWLSGAGIYHGGLNFGGQHSGNGNFIENKALLNYSKLSEGVEAVKPSSIALSEFHFLLLLENKVKVVNRISENIIEELQFDQTSDSAAKGIIGLCSDATAGLFYAYDQNSIFQVSINDEGRDMWKVYLDMNEYAAALANCRDPFQRDQVYLVQAEAAFSSKDYFRASSFYAKINYILSFEEVTLKFISAGEQDALRTFLLRKLDNLEKDDKCQITMISTWATELYLDKINRLLLEDDSSLENSDSEYQSIIKEFRAFLSDSKDVLDEATTMKLLESYGRVEETVYFASLKGQYEIVVHHYIQQGEAKRALEVLQKPSVSVDLQYKFAPDLIALDAYETVESWMTTKNLNPRKLIPAMMRYSSEPHAKNETHEVIKYLEFCVHKLHNEDPGVHNLLLSLYAKQEDDSSLLRFLECKFGKGPENGPEFFYDPKYALRLCLKEKRMRACVHIYSMMSMHEEAVALALQVDPELAMAEADKVEDDEDLRKKLWLMIAKHVVEQEKGTKRENIRMAIAFLKETDGLLKIEDILPFFPDFALIDDFKEAICSSLEDYNKQIEQLKEEMNDTTHGADNIRNDISALAQRCTVIDRDEECGVCRRKILNAGREFGIGRGYTSVGQMAPFYVFPCGHAFHAQCLIAHVTRCTVETHAEYILDLQKQLTLISSETRRESNGNLASEGSIPSTTSVDKLRSQLDDAIASECPFCGDLMIREISLPFILPDEEQHVLSWDLKPNVGSQRNIPLSV, from the exons ATGGATCATGGGAGGCAAGTGTTCACGGTGGACCTTCTTGAACGATATGCTGCAAAGGGTCATGGAGTTATCACTTGTATGGCTGCTGGAAATGATGTCATTGTTATTGGAACTAGTAGAGGATGGGTCATTCGCCATGATTTTGGGGCTGGTGATTCACATG AGTTTGATCTATCTGCGGGTCGTCCTGGGGACCAGTCAATCCACAGAGTTTTTGTGGATCCAGGAGGGTGTCATTGTATTGCCACTGTTGTTGGTCCGGGGGGAGCTGAAACTTTCTATACTCATGCAAAATGGACCAAACCGCGAGTTTTGAGCAAGCTTAAAGGTCTTGTTGTGAATGTTGTTGCATGGAACAGGCAACAGATAACTGAAG TTTCCACAAAGGAAGTCATTCTCGGTACAGATAACGGTCAACTTCATGAGCTGGCTGTGGACGAGAAggacaaaaaggaaaaatatatcaAGTTTCTCTATGAATTGACAGAGCTTCCAGAAGCTTTAATGGGTTTACAG ATGGAAACGGCCAGCGTTATTAATGAGACTAGATATTATGTGATGGCAGTTACTCCTACCCGGCTTTACTCTTTCACTGGCTTTGGGTCACTAGAA ACTGTGTTTGCAGGTTATTTAGACCGTGCGGTGCATTTCATGGAACTTCCTGGTGACATACCAAACAG TGAATTGCATTTTTACATTAAGCAACGAAGAGCTGTACATTTTGCATGGCTCTCTGGAGCTGGCATTTATCATGGTGGCTTAAATTTTGGAGGGCAACATAG TGGAAATGgaaattttattgaaaacaagGCTCTTTTGAACTACTCCAAGTTGTCTGAAGGAGTTGAAGCAGTTAAACCAAGTTCAATCGCATTGTCTGAATTCCATTTCCTGCTGCTTTTAGAGAATAAGGTCAAG GTCGTAAATAGAATTAGTGAGAACATCATTGAAGAACTTCAATTTGACCAAACTTCTGATTCAGCAGCAAAGGGTATTATTGGATTGTGTAGTGATGCCACGGCTGGTTTATTCTATGCGTATGATCAAAACTCCATCTTTCAG GTGTCAATCAATGATGAGGGTCGAGATATGTGGAAAGTGTATCTTGACATGAACGAATATGCTGCTGCTTTAGCAAATTGTCGTGACCCTTTTCAAAGGGACCAAGTATATTTAGTGCAG GCTGAAGCTGCGTTTTCCTCTAAAGATTATTTTAGAGCCTCATCTTTCTATGCCAAA atcaattatattttatcatttgagGAGGTCACTTTGAAGTTCATCAGTGCTGGCGAACAG GATGCTTTGAGGACTTTCTTATTGCGGAAGCTTGATAATTTAGAAAAGGATGATAAATGCCAAATAACAATGATATCCACATGGGCAACTGAGTTATACCTGGACAAG ATAAACCGACTGCTTTTAGAAGACGATTCTTCTTTGGAGAATAGCGATTCAGAGTATCAATCAATTATTAAAGAGTTTCGTGCTTTTCTCAGTGACAGCAAGGATGTATTGGATGAAGCAACTACAATGAAACTTTTAGAAAG TTATGGAAGGGTTGAAGAAACGGTATATTTTGCTAGCTTAAAAGGGCAGTATGAGATTGTAGTTCACCATTACATTCAG CAAGGAGAAGCAAAAAGAGCACTGGAAGTGCTTCAGAAACCTTCTGTGTCTGTAGACCTTCAG TATAAATTTGCGCCAGACCTTATTGCTCTTGATGCATATGAAACTGTGGAGTCATGGATGACTACAAAGAATTTGAACCCAAGGAAACTGATTCCTGCAATGATGCGTTATTCAAGTGAACCTCATGCAAA GAATGAGACGCACGAAGTCattaaatatcttgaattttGTGTTCATAAATTGCATAATGAAGATCCTGGTGTTCATAACCTGCTGCTTTCTTTATATGCAAAGCAG GAGGATGATAGTTCACTTCTACGATTCCTAGAATGTAAATTTGGAAAAGGACCAGAAAATGGTCCCGAATTCTTCTATGATCCCAAGTATGCTTTACGTCTTTGCCTCAAGGAAAAACGAATGCGAGCATGTGTTCATATATACAGCATGATGTCTATGCATGAAGAAGCCGTTGCTCTTGCCCTACAG GTTGATCCAGAGTTAGCTATGGCTGAAGCCGAtaaggttgaagatgatgaagatttaaGAAAGAAGCTCTGGCTCATGATTGCCAAACATGTTGTTGAACAAGAAAAAGGAACCAAGAGGGAAAACATAAGGATGGCAATTGCATTTCTTAAAGAAACGGATGGCTTGCTGAAGATTGAGGATATATTACCGTTTTTTCCAGATTTTGCCCTGATTGATGACTTCAAG GAAGCGATCTGCTCATCACTGGAAGATTACAACAAGCAAATTGAACAGTTGAAGGAAGAGATGAACGACACAACCCATGGGGCTGACAACATCAGAAATGATATCAGTGCACTTGCTCAAAGATGCACTGTTATTGATCGTGATGAGGAATGTGGG GTATGTCGGCGAAAGATTCTAAATGCTGGTAGGGAGTTTGGCATAGGTCGTGGTTATACATCAGTAGGACAAATGGCTCCATTTTATGTCTTTCCGTGCGGACATGCCTTCCACGCACAATGCCTTATTGCCCATGTGACTCGTTGTACAGTTGAGACCCAT GCTGAGTATATTCTGGATCTACAGAAGCAACTTACTTTGATAAGCAGTGAAACAAGGAGAGAATCCAATGGCAATCTTGCTTCAGAGGGGTCCATTCCTAGCACGACCTCTGTAGATAAG CTCCGATCGCAACTAGATGATGCTATAGCTAGTGAATGCCCATTTTGCGGTGACTTGATGATCCGAGAGATTTCTTTGCCATTTATCCTTCCTGACGAGGAGCAGCATGTGCTATCATGGGATTTAAAACCAAACGTTGGAAGCCAGAGAAATATCCCATTATCTGTCTGA
- the LOC11411031 gene encoding vacuolar sorting protein 18 isoform X2 → MDHGRQVFTVDLLERYAAKGHGVITCMAAGNDVIVIGTSRGWVIRHDFGAGDSHEFDLSAGRPGDQSIHRVFVDPGGCHCIATVVGPGGAETFYTYAKWTKPRVLSKLKGLVVNVVAWNRQQITEVSTKEVILGTDNGQLHELAVDEKDKKEKYIKFLYELTELPEALMGLQMETASVINETRYYVMAVTPTRLYSFTGFGSLETVFAGYLDRAVHFMELPGDIPNSELHFYIKQRRAVHFAWLSGAGIYHGGLNFGGQHSGNGNFIENKALLNYSKLSEGVEAVKPSSIALSEFHFLLLLENKVKVVNRISENIIEELQFDQTSDSAAKGIIGLCSDATAGLFYAYDQNSIFQVSINDEGRDMWKVYLDMNEYAAALANCRDPFQRDQVYLVQAEAAFSSKDYFRASSFYAKINYILSFEEVTLKFISAGEQDALRTFLLRKLDNLEKDDKCQITMISTWATELYLDKINRLLLEDDSSLENSDSEYQSIIKEFRAFLSDSKDVLDEATTMKLLESYGRVEETVYFASLKGQYEIVVHHYIQQGEAKRALEVLQKPSVSVDLQYKFAPDLIALDAYETVESWMTTKNLNPRKLIPAMMRYSSEPHAKNETHEVIKYLEFCVHKLHNEDPGVHNLLLSLYAKQEDDSSLLRFLECKFGKGPENGPEFFYDPKYALRLCLKEKRMRACVHIYSMMSMHEEAVALALQVDPELAMAEADKVEDDEDLRKKLWLMIAKHVVEQEKGTKRENIRMAIAFLKETDGLLKIEDILPFFPDFALIDDFKEAICSSLEDYNKQIEQLKEEMNDTTHGADNIRNDISALAQRCTVIDRDEECGVCRRKILNAGREFGIGRGYTSVGQMAPFYVFPCGHAFHAQCLIAHVTRCTVETHAEYILDLQKQLTLISSETRRESNGNLASEGSIPSTTSVDKLRSQLDDAIASECPFCGDLMIREISLPFILPDEEQHVLSWDLKPNVGSQRNIPLSV, encoded by the exons ATGGATCATGGGAGGCAAGTGTTCACGGTGGACCTTCTTGAACGATATGCTGCAAAGGGTCATGGAGTTATCACTTGTATGGCTGCTGGAAATGATGTCATTGTTATTGGAACTAGTAGAGGATGGGTCATTCGCCATGATTTTGGGGCTGGTGATTCACATG AGTTTGATCTATCTGCGGGTCGTCCTGGGGACCAGTCAATCCACAGAGTTTTTGTGGATCCAGGAGGGTGTCATTGTATTGCCACTGTTGTTGGTCCGGGGGGAGCTGAAACTTTCTATACTTATGCAAAATGGACGAAACCGCGAGTTTTGAGCAAGCTTAAAGGTCTTGTTGTGAATGTTGTTGCATGGAACAGGCAACAGATAACTGAAG TTTCCACAAAGGAAGTCATTCTCGGTACAGATAACGGTCAACTTCATGAGCTGGCTGTGGACGAGAAggacaaaaaggaaaaatatatcaAGTTTCTCTATGAATTGACAGAGCTTCCAGAAGCTTTAATGGGTTTACAG ATGGAAACGGCCAGCGTTATTAATGAGACTAGATATTATGTGATGGCAGTTACTCCTACCCGGCTTTACTCTTTCACTGGCTTTGGGTCACTAGAA ACTGTGTTTGCAGGTTATTTAGACCGTGCGGTGCATTTCATGGAACTTCCTGGTGACATACCAAACAG TGAATTGCATTTTTACATTAAGCAACGAAGAGCTGTACATTTTGCATGGCTCTCTGGAGCTGGCATTTATCATGGTGGCTTAAATTTTGGAGGGCAACATAG TGGAAATGgaaattttattgaaaacaagGCTCTTTTGAACTACTCCAAGTTGTCTGAAGGAGTTGAAGCAGTTAAACCAAGTTCAATCGCATTGTCTGAATTCCATTTCCTGCTGCTTTTAGAGAATAAGGTCAAG GTCGTAAATAGAATTAGTGAGAACATCATTGAAGAACTTCAATTTGACCAAACTTCTGATTCAGCAGCAAAGGGTATTATTGGATTGTGTAGTGATGCCACGGCTGGTTTATTCTATGCGTATGATCAAAACTCCATCTTTCAG GTGTCAATCAATGATGAGGGTCGAGATATGTGGAAAGTGTATCTTGACATGAACGAATATGCTGCTGCTTTAGCAAATTGTCGTGACCCTTTTCAAAGGGACCAAGTATATTTAGTGCAG GCTGAAGCTGCGTTTTCCTCTAAAGATTATTTTAGAGCCTCATCTTTCTATGCCAAA atcaattatattttatcatttgagGAGGTCACTTTGAAGTTCATCAGTGCTGGCGAACAG GATGCTTTGAGGACTTTCTTATTGCGGAAGCTTGATAATTTAGAAAAGGATGATAAATGCCAAATAACAATGATATCCACATGGGCAACTGAGTTATACCTGGACAAG ATAAACCGACTGCTTTTAGAAGACGATTCTTCTTTGGAGAATAGCGATTCAGAGTATCAATCAATTATTAAAGAGTTTCGTGCTTTTCTCAGTGACAGCAAGGATGTATTGGATGAAGCAACTACAATGAAACTTTTAGAAAG TTATGGAAGGGTTGAAGAAACGGTATATTTTGCTAGCTTAAAAGGGCAGTATGAGATTGTAGTTCACCATTACATTCAG CAAGGAGAAGCAAAAAGAGCACTGGAAGTGCTTCAGAAACCTTCTGTGTCTGTAGACCTTCAG TATAAATTTGCGCCAGACCTTATTGCTCTTGATGCATATGAAACTGTGGAGTCATGGATGACTACAAAGAATTTGAACCCAAGGAAACTGATTCCTGCAATGATGCGTTATTCAAGTGAACCTCATGCAAA GAATGAGACGCACGAAGTCattaaatatcttgaattttGTGTTCATAAATTGCATAATGAAGATCCTGGTGTTCATAACCTGCTGCTTTCTTTATATGCAAAGCAG GAGGATGATAGTTCACTTCTACGATTCCTAGAATGTAAATTTGGAAAAGGACCAGAAAATGGTCCCGAATTCTTCTATGATCCCAAGTATGCTTTACGTCTTTGCCTCAAGGAAAAACGAATGCGAGCATGTGTTCATATATACAGCATGATGTCTATGCATGAAGAAGCCGTTGCTCTTGCCCTACAG GTTGATCCAGAGTTAGCTATGGCTGAAGCCGAtaaggttgaagatgatgaagatttaaGAAAGAAGCTCTGGCTCATGATTGCCAAACATGTTGTTGAACAAGAAAAAGGAACCAAGAGGGAAAACATAAGGATGGCAATTGCATTTCTTAAAGAAACGGATGGCTTGCTGAAGATTGAGGATATATTACCGTTTTTTCCAGATTTTGCCCTGATTGATGACTTCAAG GAAGCGATCTGCTCATCACTGGAAGATTACAACAAGCAAATTGAACAGTTGAAGGAAGAGATGAACGACACAACCCATGGGGCTGACAACATCAGAAATGATATCAGTGCACTTGCTCAAAGATGCACTGTTATTGATCGTGATGAGGAATGTGGG GTATGTCGGCGAAAGATTCTAAATGCTGGTAGGGAGTTTGGCATAGGTCGTGGTTATACATCAGTAGGACAAATGGCTCCATTTTATGTCTTTCCGTGCGGACATGCCTTCCACGCACAATGCCTTATTGCCCATGTGACTCGTTGTACAGTTGAGACCCAT GCTGAGTATATTCTGGATCTACAGAAGCAACTTACTTTGATAAGCAGTGAAACAAGGAGAGAATCCAATGGCAATCTTGCTTCAGAGGGGTCCATTCCTAGCACGACCTCTGTAGATAAG CTCCGATCGCAACTAGATGATGCTATAGCTAGTGAATGCCCATTTTGCGGTGACTTGATGATCCGAGAGATTTCTTTGCCATTTATCCTTCCTGACGAGGAGCAGCATGTGCTATCATGGGATTTAAAACCAAACGTTGGAAGCCAGAGAAATATCCCATTATCTGTCTGA